One segment of Nocardioides sp. QY071 DNA contains the following:
- a CDS encoding GntR family transcriptional regulator yields the protein MSRSLKHVTIREYVRDLVAGSAPGTAAPSERDLVDRFGVARMTVRQALDALVGEGVLERVPGRGTFVAAPRRTATGVLGFSEEMTRRGMVAETRTLVAERIPAGDGLAAALQVGVGAPLVRWRRLRMADGRPVCLSETYLVERRVPGLVESLPGSLYDDLGARGLRPTWSEDVLAACAADEEEAALLEVPGGAPVLRHDRRACAEEVVFEVSRTVYRGDHHAVSLLLRG from the coding sequence ATGAGCCGCTCTCTCAAGCACGTGACGATCCGCGAGTACGTCCGCGACCTGGTCGCCGGCAGCGCGCCCGGCACGGCCGCACCGTCCGAGCGTGACCTGGTCGACCGCTTCGGCGTCGCGCGGATGACGGTGCGCCAGGCCCTCGACGCGCTGGTCGGGGAGGGCGTGCTGGAGCGGGTGCCCGGTCGGGGGACGTTCGTCGCCGCGCCCCGTCGTACGGCGACCGGCGTGCTCGGCTTCTCCGAAGAGATGACCCGCCGCGGCATGGTCGCCGAGACCCGGACCCTGGTCGCCGAGCGGATCCCCGCCGGCGACGGGCTCGCGGCCGCGCTGCAGGTGGGCGTCGGCGCGCCGCTGGTGCGCTGGCGGCGGCTGCGGATGGCCGACGGCCGCCCGGTCTGCCTGTCCGAGACGTACCTCGTCGAGCGTCGGGTGCCCGGGCTGGTCGAGTCCCTGCCCGGCAGCCTGTACGACGACCTCGGGGCGCGCGGCCTGCGGCCGACGTGGTCGGAGGACGTGCTCGCCGCGTGCGCCGCGGACGAGGAGGAGGCGGCTCTGCTGGAGGTGCCGGGTGGCGCGCCGGTGCTGCGCCACGACCGCCGGGCGTGTGCGGAGGAGGTCGTCTTCGAGGTGTCGCGCACGGTCTACCGCGGAGACCACCACGCGGTCAGCCTGCTGCTGCGCGGCTGA
- a CDS encoding maleylpyruvate isomerase family mycothiol-dependent enzyme yields the protein MEVDMDKAAIWAHIHAERAALAATLADLDPADWAHDTLCPGWTVHDVAAHVISTPRIGWAQMPGMTVRNLGRGYNTMIYREVKRLGARETRESILGDFERYATSTHHVPTTTSVEPLIDALLHHQDIARPLGVRRAMAPEAAAVAADRVRRLAFLMGSGKLVRSVRMVATDVAWDRGSGPTITGPIQELLMLASGRAPDPDLVSGEGLAAVATLS from the coding sequence ATGGAGGTCGACATGGACAAGGCCGCGATCTGGGCGCACATCCACGCCGAGCGCGCCGCGCTGGCGGCGACACTGGCCGACCTCGACCCCGCCGACTGGGCGCACGACACGCTCTGCCCCGGCTGGACCGTCCACGACGTCGCCGCCCACGTCATCTCGACTCCTCGGATCGGGTGGGCGCAGATGCCCGGGATGACGGTGCGCAACCTCGGTCGCGGCTACAACACGATGATCTACCGCGAGGTGAAGCGGCTGGGAGCGCGCGAGACCCGCGAGAGCATCCTCGGCGACTTCGAGCGCTACGCGACGAGCACCCACCACGTCCCGACCACCACCTCGGTCGAGCCGCTGATCGACGCGCTCCTGCACCATCAGGACATCGCCCGGCCCCTCGGCGTACGACGCGCCATGGCGCCGGAGGCGGCGGCCGTGGCCGCCGACCGGGTACGACGCCTCGCCTTCCTCATGGGCTCGGGCAAGCTCGTGCGCAGCGTGCGGATGGTCGCCACCGACGTCGCCTGGGACCGCGGCTCCGGCCCGACGATCACCGGGCCGATCCAGGAGCTGCTCATGCTCGCCTCGGGCCGGGCGCCCGACCCGGACCTGGTGAGCGGCGAGGGGCTGGCGGCGGTCGCCACCCTCTCCTGA
- a CDS encoding VOC family protein: MTSYISHTTIDCANAYELSEWWKPVLGYTDLPGDPNEPGHEECMIIDPETGHQVLFIEVPEPKTGKNRMHFDLRPRTGTRDEEIERLLAYGAVEVADHRGIRGPGSGWMTFADPEGNEFCVVRSQGELTNT; this comes from the coding sequence GTGACGTCGTACATCTCCCACACCACCATCGACTGCGCCAACGCCTACGAGCTCTCGGAGTGGTGGAAGCCGGTCCTCGGCTACACCGACCTGCCCGGCGACCCCAACGAGCCTGGGCACGAGGAGTGCATGATCATCGACCCCGAGACCGGCCACCAGGTGCTGTTCATCGAGGTCCCCGAGCCGAAGACCGGCAAGAACCGGATGCACTTCGACCTGCGCCCGCGCACCGGCACCCGCGACGAGGAGATCGAGCGGCTGTTGGCGTACGGCGCCGTGGAGGTCGCCGACCACCGCGGCATCCGCGGCCCGGGCAGCGGGTGGATGACCTTCGCCGACCCGGAGGGCAACGAGTTCTGCGTGGTGCGCTCGCAGGGCGAGCTCACGAATACCTAG
- a CDS encoding ribose-phosphate diphosphokinase — translation MSGLKRTTEKNLMVFSGRAHPELADEVAQILDQALVPTSAYEFANGEIYVRYEESVRGCDAFVIQSHTTPINEWIMEHLIMVDALKRASAKRITVVMPFWGYSRQDKKHRGREPISARLMADLFKTAGADRIITVDLHADQLQGFFDGPVDHLMALPILTDYIKQKYGDQELAVVSPDAGRIKVAERWAARLGGVPLAFIHKTRRTDVANEVVANRVVGDVKGRMCVLTDDMIDTGGTIVKAAEALMADGAAGVIIAATHAILSDPAVDRLKNCSATEVVITNTLPVPPEKQFDKLTTLSIAPLVARAIREVFEDGSVTSMFDGHA, via the coding sequence GTGAGCGGTCTGAAGCGGACGACCGAGAAGAACCTGATGGTCTTCTCCGGACGAGCACACCCCGAGCTGGCCGACGAGGTCGCTCAGATCCTCGACCAGGCCCTCGTCCCGACCTCGGCGTACGAGTTCGCCAACGGCGAGATCTACGTCCGCTACGAGGAGTCGGTGCGCGGCTGCGACGCCTTCGTGATCCAGAGCCACACCACTCCGATCAACGAGTGGATCATGGAGCACCTGATCATGGTCGACGCGCTCAAGCGCGCCTCCGCCAAGCGGATCACCGTGGTCATGCCGTTCTGGGGCTACAGCCGCCAGGACAAGAAGCACCGCGGTCGCGAGCCGATCTCGGCGCGCCTGATGGCCGACCTGTTCAAGACCGCGGGCGCCGACCGGATCATCACCGTCGACCTGCACGCCGACCAGCTCCAGGGCTTCTTCGACGGCCCCGTCGACCACCTGATGGCGCTGCCGATCCTCACCGACTACATCAAGCAGAAGTACGGCGACCAGGAGCTCGCCGTCGTCTCGCCCGACGCCGGCCGGATCAAGGTCGCCGAGCGCTGGGCGGCCCGACTCGGCGGCGTACCGCTGGCGTTCATCCACAAGACCCGCCGCACCGACGTCGCCAACGAGGTCGTCGCCAACCGCGTGGTCGGCGACGTCAAGGGCCGCATGTGCGTGCTGACCGACGACATGATCGACACCGGTGGCACCATCGTGAAGGCCGCCGAGGCGCTCATGGCCGACGGCGCCGCGGGCGTCATCATCGCCGCCACCCACGCGATCCTCTCCGACCCCGCCGTGGACCGGCTCAAGAACTGCTCGGCCACCGAGGTCGTCATCACCAACACGCTGCCGGTGCCGCCCGAGAAGCAGTTCGACAAGCTCACCACGCTGTCGATCGCGCCGCTCGTGGCCCGGGCGATCCGTGAGGTGTTCGAGGACGGCTCGGTGACGAGCATGTTCGACGGCCACGCCTGA
- the pth gene encoding aminoacyl-tRNA hydrolase: protein MADATSADVWLVVGLGNPGPSYAGHRHNIGYLVVDELARRMGSGFRAHKTGRADVVEGRLGAPGVPGPRVVLAKSRSYMNESGGPVKALATFYKVPADRVIAIHDELDIDFGTLRVKKGGGDNGHNGLKSMRSSLGTGDFYRVRAGIGRPPGRQEVADFVLSNYGTVERKELPFQVDSAADAVESLIADGLEKTQSRFNS, encoded by the coding sequence GTGGCTGACGCGACCAGCGCCGACGTCTGGCTCGTCGTCGGGCTCGGCAACCCCGGCCCGTCGTACGCCGGGCACCGGCACAACATCGGCTACCTGGTGGTCGACGAGCTCGCCCGCCGGATGGGCAGCGGCTTCCGCGCCCACAAGACCGGCCGCGCCGACGTCGTCGAGGGCCGACTCGGCGCCCCGGGCGTCCCCGGCCCCCGGGTGGTGCTGGCCAAGTCCCGCTCGTACATGAACGAGTCGGGCGGCCCGGTCAAGGCGCTCGCGACCTTCTACAAGGTCCCTGCCGACCGGGTGATCGCGATCCACGACGAGCTCGACATCGACTTCGGCACGCTGCGCGTCAAGAAGGGCGGCGGCGACAACGGCCACAACGGCCTCAAGTCGATGCGCTCCTCGCTGGGCACCGGCGACTTCTACCGGGTCCGGGCCGGCATCGGCCGCCCGCCGGGTCGCCAGGAGGTCGCCGACTTCGTGCTGTCCAACTACGGCACGGTCGAGCGCAAGGAGCTGCCGTTCCAGGTCGACTCCGCCGCCGACGCCGTCGAGTCCCTCATCGCCGACGGCCTCGAGAAGACGCAGTCCCGCTTCAACAGTTGA
- a CDS encoding maleylpyruvate isomerase family mycothiol-dependent enzyme: protein MDVDTAWQHTHEQRRALADLLAGLDDAAWATPSVCPGWSVRDVAAHVISVPQMTWGPFLRACVRGGFWVPRVGLLEGRRRGRAEIPAILEQYETYDGSRVSTPFTGHLEPLMDVLVHVQDIVRPLGLHRDAPPEAAAAAADTALRLGLFLGRPRLGGVRLVATDVAWSHGDGAEVRAPMLELLLLCTGRAADGALVEGDGRSLVRLA, encoded by the coding sequence ATGGACGTCGACACGGCGTGGCAGCACACCCACGAGCAGCGCCGCGCGCTGGCGGACCTGTTGGCCGGGCTCGACGACGCGGCCTGGGCCACGCCGTCGGTGTGTCCCGGCTGGAGTGTCCGCGACGTCGCCGCGCACGTGATCTCCGTGCCCCAGATGACCTGGGGACCGTTCCTGCGCGCGTGCGTCCGCGGCGGGTTCTGGGTGCCAAGGGTCGGGTTGCTCGAGGGCCGCCGGCGTGGGCGGGCGGAGATCCCTGCCATCCTCGAGCAGTACGAGACGTACGACGGCTCGCGCGTCTCGACGCCGTTCACGGGCCACCTCGAGCCGTTGATGGACGTGCTCGTGCACGTCCAGGACATCGTCCGGCCGCTCGGGTTGCACCGCGACGCGCCGCCGGAGGCGGCTGCTGCCGCCGCGGACACGGCCTTGCGGCTCGGTCTCTTCCTCGGCCGGCCCCGCCTCGGCGGCGTCCGGTTGGTCGCGACCGACGTCGCGTGGAGCCACGGCGACGGAGCCGAGGTGCGGGCACCGATGCTGGAGCTGCTGCTCCTGTGCACGGGGCGCGCGGCCGACGGCGCGCTGGTCGAGGGTGACGGCCGGTCGCTGGTCCGGCTGGCCTGA
- a CDS encoding alpha-ketoglutarate-dependent dioxygenase AlkB has protein sequence MTVDFQTSLFDAAASEVTTERRVLSAGAWVDVARDWLPDADDVFATLVRDVPWRAERRAMYDRVVDVPRLVFTYMIGDELPHPALADARERLTQRYAAELGEPFRTAGCCYYRDGRDSVAWHGDTIGRGSTDDTMVAIVSVGDPRRLHLRPRDPERRDEAFAVEMGHGDLVVMGGSCQRTWEHAVPKVATAGPRISVQFRPLNVF, from the coding sequence ATGACGGTCGACTTCCAGACCAGCCTGTTCGACGCCGCGGCGAGCGAGGTCACCACCGAGCGGCGCGTGCTCAGCGCCGGCGCCTGGGTCGACGTCGCCCGCGACTGGCTGCCCGACGCCGACGACGTGTTCGCCACCCTGGTCCGCGACGTGCCGTGGCGTGCCGAGCGGCGGGCGATGTACGACCGGGTGGTCGACGTGCCCCGCCTGGTGTTCACCTACATGATCGGCGACGAGCTCCCCCACCCGGCGCTCGCCGATGCCCGCGAGCGACTGACACAGCGGTACGCCGCCGAGCTCGGCGAGCCGTTCCGCACCGCCGGCTGCTGCTACTACCGCGACGGGCGCGACAGCGTCGCCTGGCACGGCGACACCATCGGGCGTGGCTCCACCGACGACACCATGGTCGCGATCGTCTCGGTCGGCGACCCGCGCCGACTGCACCTGCGCCCGCGCGACCCCGAGCGGCGCGACGAGGCGTTCGCCGTCGAGATGGGCCATGGCGACCTGGTCGTGATGGGCGGCTCGTGCCAGCGCACCTGGGAGCACGCCGTACCGAAGGTCGCCACTGCCGGACCGCGGATCTCCGTGCAGTTCCGGCCGCTCAACGTCTTCTAG
- a CDS encoding 50S ribosomal protein L25/general stress protein Ctc, giving the protein MSTEKIQAEVRTEFGKGAARRIRRENKIPAVVYGHGNEPVHLTLPGHDTMMAIKHGGANAVLELEFDGTSQLALTKQVQVDPVRRVLEHVDFVAVKRGEKVTVDVPVHVVGDAAAETLVVTENATVQVEAEATHIPEQFEVSVEGAEAGTQILASQIELPNGVSLLTEADTLVVNVTAAQTAEQAEAELEEAEAEAGIERDEPEAEAAEGGDSE; this is encoded by the coding sequence ATGAGCACCGAGAAGATCCAGGCCGAGGTCCGCACCGAGTTCGGCAAGGGCGCCGCCCGCCGCATCCGCCGCGAGAACAAGATCCCCGCCGTCGTCTACGGCCACGGCAACGAGCCGGTCCACCTGACCCTCCCGGGCCACGACACGATGATGGCGATCAAGCACGGTGGCGCCAACGCGGTCCTCGAGCTCGAGTTCGACGGTACGTCGCAGCTCGCCCTCACCAAGCAGGTCCAGGTCGACCCGGTCCGCCGCGTCCTGGAGCACGTCGACTTCGTCGCCGTGAAGCGTGGCGAGAAGGTCACCGTCGACGTCCCCGTGCACGTCGTGGGCGACGCCGCCGCCGAGACCCTGGTCGTCACCGAGAACGCGACCGTCCAGGTCGAGGCCGAGGCCACCCACATCCCCGAGCAGTTCGAGGTCAGCGTCGAGGGCGCCGAGGCCGGCACCCAGATCCTCGCGAGCCAGATCGAGCTGCCGAACGGCGTCTCGCTGCTCACCGAGGCCGACACGCTGGTCGTCAACGTGACCGCCGCACAGACCGCCGAGCAGGCCGAGGCCGAGCTGGAGGAGGCCGAGGCCGAGGCCGGCATCGAGCGGGACGAGCCCGAGGCCGAGGCCGCTGAGGGTGGCGACTCCGAGTGA
- a CDS encoding MarR family transcriptional regulator, protein MPDPSPTPLLLFIPYRYAENASLEHLAARGFDDLTLAQARVFARIADSGSRLTELAESAQVTKQTAGYMVDQLEAGGYVERVPDPTDARARLVRVAGRGEQARAAATEALRQLEATWEAHLGPRRMAALRDALSALREITDPYL, encoded by the coding sequence GTGCCCGATCCCTCCCCCACGCCGCTGCTGCTGTTCATCCCCTACAGGTACGCCGAGAACGCGTCCCTCGAGCACCTCGCCGCGCGGGGCTTCGACGACCTGACACTGGCCCAGGCACGGGTTTTCGCGCGGATCGCGGACTCGGGCTCGCGGTTGACCGAGCTCGCCGAGTCGGCCCAGGTCACCAAGCAGACGGCCGGTTACATGGTCGACCAGCTCGAGGCCGGTGGGTACGTCGAGCGCGTGCCCGACCCGACCGACGCGCGGGCCCGACTGGTGCGGGTCGCCGGGCGCGGCGAGCAGGCGCGGGCGGCCGCGACGGAGGCGCTGCGGCAGCTCGAGGCGACCTGGGAGGCGCACCTCGGGCCGCGCCGGATGGCCGCGCTGCGCGACGCCCTGTCAGCGCTGCGCGAGATCACCGACCCGTACCTCTGA
- a CDS encoding ATP-binding protein, producing the protein MPSNPYTPGQVPRILAGRAVEMRRIEGLLARVATYGELGGPLMVFHAPRGIGKTSLLRAAQRGAVEAGFVTAWVACSRQQPVLSAIAHSVARALERADAVPTDKRWRGQLDRLTVEVGVPGAKVQAEVARKETATAPPQAAIGMLESLLHDAASSVRAHGGSGLFLLLDELHTASADEMSVLLNTLQNLDGERTENPLATVAAGLPVTPEALTRAATFGERSTFVSLDVLSDDDARAALVGPAEAEGVAWTDGALAAVVAESRGYPYLLQLLGSTTWDAAGPDAGTRLTLAHVKRGLPVARDQLAAMHRARWGAASRLEQRFLAAMAAAGDGNVTRAAIAAGMGVDSRAISVPRERLIEKGVIEPVGHGLVRFTLPGFGAFVRALADA; encoded by the coding sequence ATGCCGAGCAATCCCTACACCCCCGGCCAGGTGCCCCGGATCCTCGCCGGGCGGGCCGTGGAGATGCGCCGGATCGAGGGCCTGCTGGCCCGGGTCGCGACGTACGGCGAGCTCGGCGGACCACTCATGGTGTTCCACGCGCCGCGCGGGATCGGCAAGACGTCGCTGCTGCGCGCGGCGCAGCGCGGCGCCGTCGAGGCCGGCTTCGTGACCGCGTGGGTGGCCTGCTCCCGCCAACAGCCGGTCCTCTCGGCGATCGCGCACAGCGTCGCGCGGGCGCTCGAGCGGGCGGACGCCGTACCCACGGACAAGAGGTGGCGCGGCCAGCTCGACCGGCTGACGGTGGAGGTCGGCGTACCAGGGGCGAAGGTGCAGGCCGAGGTCGCGCGCAAGGAGACGGCGACCGCTCCCCCACAGGCCGCGATCGGCATGCTCGAGTCCCTGCTCCACGACGCCGCCTCGTCGGTCCGCGCCCACGGCGGCTCGGGCCTGTTCCTGCTGCTCGACGAGCTGCACACCGCCTCGGCCGACGAGATGTCGGTGCTGCTCAACACCCTGCAGAACCTCGACGGCGAGCGCACCGAGAACCCGCTCGCCACCGTCGCCGCCGGCCTGCCGGTCACCCCCGAGGCGCTCACCCGGGCCGCGACCTTCGGTGAGCGCAGCACCTTCGTCTCGCTCGACGTCCTCTCCGACGACGACGCCCGCGCCGCCCTCGTCGGCCCCGCCGAGGCCGAGGGGGTGGCCTGGACGGACGGCGCCCTGGCGGCCGTGGTGGCCGAGTCGCGCGGCTACCCCTACCTGCTCCAGCTCCTCGGCTCCACCACCTGGGACGCCGCCGGGCCCGACGCCGGCACCCGGCTGACGCTCGCCCACGTCAAGCGCGGCCTGCCCGTCGCCCGCGACCAGCTCGCCGCGATGCACCGCGCCCGCTGGGGCGCGGCCTCCCGCCTGGAGCAGCGCTTCCTCGCCGCGATGGCCGCGGCCGGCGACGGCAACGTCACCCGCGCGGCCATCGCCGCGGGCATGGGCGTCGACTCCCGCGCCATCAGCGTGCCCCGGGAGCGGCTGATCGAGAAGGGCGTGATCGAGCCGGTCGGTCACGGGCTGGTGCGGTTCACGCTGCCCGGGTTCGGGGCGTTCGTGCGAGCTCTCGCGGACGCCTGA
- a CDS encoding 3'(2'),5'-bisphosphate nucleotidase CysQ: MTFEPGTPAPEVVADDHLLAAWLAEEAGRRLLEVRTEGLAGKELKDAGDRAAHVLLMDLLATYRPDDAVLSEEALESAADKDARLTASKVWIVDPLDGTREFSEPPRDDWAVHVALWQDGELVAGAVAQPALGETFNTGTPPVVPARTSQRPRIAVSRTRPPAFVEALAKELDAELVPMGSAGVKMMSVVRDVADAYVHAGGQYEWDSAAPVAVARAAGLFTSRVDGSELAYNQADVYLPDVIVCRPELSEQILAFIAANGTD, from the coding sequence GTGACTTTCGAGCCCGGTACCCCCGCTCCCGAGGTCGTCGCCGACGACCACCTCCTTGCTGCCTGGCTGGCCGAGGAGGCCGGCCGCCGCCTGCTGGAGGTGCGGACCGAGGGCCTGGCGGGCAAGGAGCTCAAGGACGCCGGCGACCGCGCGGCGCACGTGCTGCTGATGGACCTCCTGGCGACGTACCGTCCCGACGACGCCGTCCTGTCCGAGGAGGCGCTCGAGAGCGCGGCCGACAAGGACGCCCGGCTCACTGCCAGCAAGGTCTGGATCGTCGACCCGCTCGACGGCACCCGGGAGTTCTCCGAGCCGCCGCGCGACGACTGGGCGGTGCACGTCGCGCTCTGGCAGGACGGCGAGCTGGTCGCCGGTGCCGTCGCGCAGCCGGCACTGGGCGAGACCTTCAACACCGGCACCCCGCCGGTCGTCCCGGCGCGCACCTCGCAGCGGCCGCGGATCGCAGTCTCCCGCACCCGCCCGCCGGCGTTCGTCGAGGCGCTGGCGAAGGAGCTCGACGCCGAGCTCGTCCCGATGGGCTCGGCCGGCGTGAAGATGATGTCGGTCGTGCGCGACGTGGCGGACGCCTACGTGCACGCGGGCGGCCAGTACGAGTGGGACTCGGCCGCGCCGGTCGCGGTCGCGCGGGCCGCGGGCCTGTTCACCTCGCGGGTCGACGGCAGCGAGCTGGCCTACAACCAGGCCGACGTCTACCTGCCCGACGTGATCGTGTGCCGTCCCGAGCTGTCCGAGCAGATCCTCGCCTTCATCGCCGCGAACGGCACCGACTGA
- a CDS encoding IS30 family transposase — MAGKRLTAEKRSVIERGYRVGLPQRTIAALVGVHPSTISRELRRHRATGYGSRSVRGRIARGGGKGYRNRYDAASAQEFADRRARRRCRRRLDHGPLREKVWELLRADWSPQQIAAMLPVMFPDDEAMRVSHETIYQALFVQTKGQLKRELTQHLRSKRMQRKPQASAAKRSSIRLSDDVLISARPAEVEDRAVPGHWEGDLLMGAKGKGSIITLVERSSRYVLLAPIPGRHTAETTRMTLAQLIATLPTDLVKSITWDRGTEMAEHARFKVETGVSVYFCDPYSPWQRGSNENTNGLLRQYWPKSSDLTGVTQTECDDVALRLNTRPRMTLNWQTPGQVLNEALVATAG; from the coding sequence ATGGCAGGAAAGCGTTTGACCGCTGAGAAGCGGTCGGTGATCGAGCGGGGTTATCGAGTTGGTCTGCCGCAGCGGACGATCGCAGCGTTGGTGGGGGTACATCCCTCGACGATCTCGCGTGAGCTGCGTCGACACCGGGCTACCGGGTACGGGTCAAGGTCGGTGCGAGGCCGGATCGCGCGCGGCGGCGGCAAGGGCTACCGGAATCGATATGACGCAGCCTCGGCCCAGGAGTTCGCCGATCGGCGGGCACGTCGGCGGTGCCGGCGCCGGCTTGACCATGGCCCGTTGCGGGAGAAGGTCTGGGAACTGCTGCGGGCCGACTGGTCCCCGCAGCAGATCGCGGCGATGCTGCCGGTGATGTTCCCCGATGACGAGGCGATGCGGGTGTCCCACGAGACGATCTACCAGGCGCTGTTCGTTCAGACCAAGGGCCAGCTCAAGCGGGAGCTCACACAGCACCTGCGTTCGAAGCGGATGCAACGAAAGCCGCAGGCCAGTGCCGCAAAACGCAGCAGCATCCGACTCAGTGATGATGTGCTGATCAGCGCACGTCCCGCCGAGGTAGAAGACCGCGCTGTACCTGGGCACTGGGAGGGTGACCTGCTGATGGGCGCCAAGGGCAAGGGGTCGATCATCACATTGGTGGAGCGCTCGAGCCGGTACGTGCTGCTGGCCCCGATCCCCGGCCGGCACACCGCCGAGACGACCCGGATGACGCTGGCACAGTTGATCGCCACGCTGCCCACCGACCTGGTGAAGTCGATCACCTGGGATCGCGGCACCGAGATGGCCGAACACGCCAGGTTCAAGGTCGAGACCGGTGTGAGCGTCTACTTCTGCGATCCCTACTCGCCTTGGCAGCGCGGCAGCAACGAGAACACCAACGGCCTGCTCCGCCAGTACTGGCCCAAGAGCTCTGACCTGACTGGAGTCACTCAGACCGAGTGCGACGACGTGGCGCTGCGGCTCAACACCCGGCCCCGCATGACGCTCAACTGGCAAACTCCCGGACAGGTGCTCAACGAGGCACTCGTTGCAACAGCGGGTTGA
- a CDS encoding MarR family transcriptional regulator yields the protein MAHPALLMFIGARYVEQRVSDAVAAAGYGDITPAMGRVAARLSEEGIRVTELAEQARITKQSASVLVDQLERAAYVERVPDPADARARLVVIAPRGREVQRVARREERAIEREWTRHLGAERMAALRAALTDLREITDPYQ from the coding sequence ATGGCACACCCGGCACTGTTGATGTTCATCGGTGCGCGCTACGTCGAGCAGCGGGTCTCCGACGCCGTCGCGGCCGCCGGCTACGGCGACATCACGCCGGCCATGGGCCGGGTCGCCGCCCGGCTGAGCGAGGAGGGGATCCGGGTGACCGAGCTGGCCGAGCAGGCCCGGATCACCAAGCAGAGCGCGAGCGTCCTGGTCGACCAGCTCGAGCGGGCGGCGTACGTCGAACGCGTGCCGGATCCCGCCGACGCCCGGGCCAGGCTCGTGGTGATCGCGCCGCGCGGGCGTGAGGTCCAGCGGGTCGCGCGCCGCGAGGAGCGGGCGATCGAGCGGGAGTGGACGCGCCACCTCGGCGCGGAGCGGATGGCGGCGTTGCGGGCGGCGCTCACCGACCTGCGCGAGATCACCGACCCGTACCAGTGA